GGTCGCGGCGGCGGGACGGCCGTTCCCGATGCGGCTGTCCGGCACCGGGACGTTCCGTCCGCTGTCACCGGTCGTCTACGTCCGGGTGGCCGAGGGCGCCGAGGCGTGCACCTGGCTGCAGAAGCAGGTCCGCGACGCCTCCGGCCCGGTCGCCCGTGAGCTGCTGTTCCCGTACCACCCGCACGTCACCGTCGCGCACGGCATCGACGACGCGGCGATGGACCGGGCCTACGAGGAGCTGGCCGACTACGAGGCCGAGTGGCCGTGCACCGGCTTCGCGCTCTACGAGCAGGGCGCGGACGGGGTGTGGCGGAAGCTGCGGGAGTTCGCCTTCGGCACCACGGTCGTGCCGCCGCAGGCGTCGGCCCCGGCGGAGCACGGCACGCTGCACTGAGCGGTCCCCGCGCGGTCACCGGCCCCGGAGGGGCGGCTCAGACCGGCAGCCGGCGGAACA
Above is a genomic segment from Streptomyces glaucescens containing:
- a CDS encoding 2'-5' RNA ligase family protein, translated to MGTVTIGVSIAVPEPHGSLLQERRAGFGDAAAHGIPTHVTLLPPTEVDAALLPAIEKHLAEVAAAGRPFPMRLSGTGTFRPLSPVVYVRVAEGAEACTWLQKQVRDASGPVARELLFPYHPHVTVAHGIDDAAMDRAYEELADYEAEWPCTGFALYEQGADGVWRKLREFAFGTTVVPPQASAPAEHGTLH